One part of the Bacteroidia bacterium genome encodes these proteins:
- a CDS encoding arylesterase: MKKYVFFPILVLIMWACAGSTDNSQAKEEETEDQTIRMKESQSTQEASEQDAKKKILIFGNSLTAGYGLDNPMDGFAGLIQRKLEELELPYEVINGGISGETSSDGKGRIKWMMRQPVDIFVLELGANDGLRGINPGATHDNLQIILETVRESYPDVKLLVTGMEAPPNMGEAYTEDFRSIYPKLAEDNDAVLMPFLLEGVAGEAELNQSDAIHPTEEGHQIVAENLWAILKDMIEEVN, encoded by the coding sequence ATGAAAAAATACGTCTTTTTTCCCATTTTAGTCCTAATCATGTGGGCTTGTGCCGGAAGTACAGACAATTCTCAAGCAAAAGAAGAGGAAACAGAAGATCAGACGATACGCATGAAGGAATCTCAATCTACTCAAGAGGCTTCCGAGCAGGATGCAAAAAAGAAAATCCTCATTTTTGGCAATAGTTTGACCGCTGGATATGGCCTGGACAATCCTATGGACGGATTCGCTGGCCTGATCCAGAGGAAGTTGGAAGAATTAGAATTGCCCTATGAGGTGATCAATGGAGGAATCAGTGGAGAAACCAGTTCAGATGGAAAAGGCCGGATAAAATGGATGATGCGGCAACCCGTGGATATATTTGTGCTCGAACTGGGGGCAAATGATGGTTTGCGGGGGATCAATCCTGGAGCTACTCACGATAACCTTCAAATCATTCTTGAGACTGTAAGAGAGAGCTATCCGGATGTGAAATTGTTGGTGACGGGCATGGAAGCACCTCCTAATATGGGAGAAGCCTATACCGAGGATTTTCGTTCGATCTATCCCAAATTGGCTGAGGATAATGATGCGGTTCTTATGCCATTTTTACTTGAGGGAGTTGCCGGCGAAGCAGAATTGAATCAGTCTGATGCCATTCATCCAACAGAAGAAGGCCACCAAATTGTTGCAGAAAATCTTTGGGCAATTTTGAAGGATATGATAGAGGAAGTAAATTAG